TTTCTTCTTGACGacaacaattaattaaatctttGGCTAATGAATTGTGATTTATCCATGCAAATTTGGTAAAATGAACCAATAAAAAATCAAGATTACACCAGAAGTACTACTGTGGAAGGCAGATGTACAACGGCTGCTACTATTCGAAGGGTGGCACCCAAAGAACGTGTTCTAGACGAGCCCCCAATCGCCAAATTTGCCAACCATGACCCGTCCGCCAACATAGCTTCCGGCATTGACCCGGACCCCGATCCAACACCGGAACCATCCTCAGGCCCGGAGTCGTTTCCTGTTCCATTGCTTGATTTTTGGCTGCGATGAATAAATTTAGTTTGAAAATCGGGAGAATAACTTTGAAGGTATTTTAGAAATTAAATGTATGATTACATGTGATCGTATGCATGAACATGAACTTTCACCAATTTACAGCAATTAATTTCCGATGCCTAAAACCATGTTTTGACATATTTAATAATTCTGATTTGAAAAAAAGGATTTAAATTGTGCGTGAGatagagtaagtctcttgtgagacagtctcacgaatctttatctgtgagacgggtcaaccataccgatatttacaataaaaagtaatctcttaaaataaaaagtaataatttttcctgaatgactcaaataagagatccgtctcacaaaatacgatccatgagaccgtctcacacaagtttttgccttacaAACACAATAAGAGTCATATTATTTTCATTATACTTTATGGAATATATAAAATCattatattttgaatatttaataaaataataaagcaTAAATATTTACCCCTAAAAGCTGTCATTCTTTATAATTATGATAATAAATAACAATataatggtaaatgagtatgaATAAGTTGGACATTGTGCATTAAAGAGTTGTACCTTGGGTGGGTGGGACAAAAGGTTATCAAATAGTCGGCGGCGGTGCAAGTGAAAGTGCTGGTGGCATCATCGTACGCGTAGCTGTAAGATTTCGGGCACGCATTCTTGAACATCTGCGAGTACGCCGACGGTTTGCACGTCGAAGGAGACCCGAACTCCCCCCTACAACAGTATTCTGGTTTGCCGTACGCATCACAAGCACTCCGGCACGCGCCTCCGTCGTCGGTCCTCAGCTCAGCCGGGCACAGCTTGTTCAGGTCCTCCACGCAGCCCGTGGATTGGCATTGTCCGGAGCCGCCGCTGACGTCCACCATCACGGGTAAATTGTATCCGTCCACGAGGCTGACGTCGTAGAAATCCATAGAACCCGACCCGATGGTGAATTCGGCCAGTGTGGCGGCGGTGGAGCCAGCCCCGTTGCACTCCACCTGGCCGGAGCCGCAGTCGCCAGTGGCGCAGGATCCACGGCCCGAGCCTGCGAAAGTGCAACCGGTTCTGCCCCAAAACCGACCCGACCACCCGGTCGGAGACTGGAATGCCCGAGAGCCTCCCTTGGGTAGCTCGAATCCGGTAGTGTCCATGGCCGGATGGCCAAGAATCGCAGGCCAAACAGTCTGAGAACACTTGTTTACTAATGTAAAAGTTGCAGCATCAACCACTCCTGCATGGAAGCTAACATCATCATCAAATATCCAATTTTACCGAATCAATTTCGTCCCAAAATCTTCACCAAAAATTAGTTTAGAATCATATATATCATGTGTACCTTTTTGTCGGAAGATGTAGAGCAGAAAGATGGTAAATAAAGTAGTACTAGTAGAAGAATCCATGAAAGACTAGTTTTGGCAAATAAGAACGAGCCTATAGAATGGGGTGTTTTGGCGGCGGAGACAGAGTGTTATCCAGTGTAGTCGAACAATTTGAGTTCGATTTGTTTATAATCGAATTAATTTtagattttatttaataatatatttatgatccacgattttattcaaatttttatattaagacAGTGTTTGGTTGGTAGGATTAGGtgggtttatttttttaaccCACCTAATCATCCTGTTTGGTacgcgtgattatttaaccaagtcaatctctcctatgaatgattaggttatattaggtaggttaaaataatacctcctcacctCAAGGATTATTTATCCTACTCTTAATCCatcctatttttccaattttacccttctcctaaattcaaactcaccaccacttccctcCACCGACCACCCGccggccgccgccgccgccgccattGCCGCCGCCGACCGCCGCCGCCACTGCCGCCGCCGACCGTCGACCGACGCCGCTAACGCCGACAACCGCCGTCGATTCCGGCCGGTCACCTCCGGCTGCCGCTTCCGGCCGACGTCGGATGCCGCCGGCCGTCGGAGTACCTCCGTTGCCGgagtaaagaaaaaaaattaaagaaaaggaCAATTTCGatatttcatcaaaaaattcaaaattatctcatacttaaaaatcataccaaacataatacTATTTTACGTCATATATTATATTTCTAtcacaatcattttttttatcatttacatactaatcattagtttatcatatccttccaaccaaacgtagcctaaGTGTGATGAACTTGAAGcatataaattataaaactaaatatttaataaatttatttagaaataaaatatatatttagaaaaacaatataatattcctaataaaatttgtaattttattaatagagttttttttgtttttttccatAAATAAAGTGCgaaatttataaattcaatattaaaaatattatctttTTAATTTAAGAATGGACTTAAAGGCCTACTAACGAACTTATTTACGATCTAACAAGTCAAATATTATAAGACttgaatttaattcatttatCTTAACGATTTTCATTAAACGAATTTTATCTAATCGATCTTCGAATAATTCACGAATTGCTATGTTAGGTTCATTTACATTCTTAGATAATAATCTTGATTAGCTTCAATATGCTCCTAATTATATACTTgttaagagtaggtctcttgtgagacagtttcacgaatctttatctgtgagacgagtcacccctaccgatattcacaataaaaagtaatactcttagcataaaaagttgcactttttcatggatgaccaaataagaaatccgtctaacaaaatatgatcagtgagaccgtctcacacaagtttttgtcatctgTTAATTACAAAAGATTCACCACAAAGACGTAGCCTTATAAggatatattaaaatataattatgatTAAATATTGTTTAACAACATATTttgtaatataaaataatacctTAGAGACATCCAAAAATGGAATAATACGAGGAAATGATGATATCATAGTCACATAGTGGATGATATCTGTGTTTCTTTCAGTTTTATTTCCTATTGTAGGTTAAAgtacaaaaatatatatcacTTGTTCGTATATAATCTCATACTGAATGGGgaacttatattttattaaatcattATATGTAATCTATTaccatatatattaaaaaaaaactattccggcataaatttattttataattcaaagaaggcaaaaacttgtgtgagacggtctcacgggtcgtatctgtgagacggatctcttatttgggtcacccatacaaaagcattactttttatgctaaaagtattactttttattatgaatatgggtagggttgacccgtctcacagattatgatccgtgagacggtctcacatgagacctactcttcaaagaaataaaaaagaaagtaaaaacttaaatctattttatataaatatctgtttaattcaaaaaaatattatccgAAAAAACACGTGCGATATATATTGCAATCAGTACTTCTTCAGAAAAGCGACATTCTTGTCGTGACTTAACTGATCGACCTTATTGCAGTCTGGTCTGGTATAGAATGAACTCATAATCATGGAATCGACTCGGATACCAATATTATGAATTTAGATGTGCATCCTACAAATTCAAATGacgaattttatttatttaacactTTGTCCCGCAATTTCAAAAGTGATCCTCATATATGTAACATTTCTCTTACATAACAGTTTCGAAAATCCACACAACTCACCCAAGCATATAGATATAAAATTAAGATAGGAATCTTGATTTTACCACAAAGATTACATTGGGTCGGGTAATGGGTTTATTAGGACTTGACTAGAAACACTATCCGTTTAGCGAAAAACATTTGATGACGAAGAACACTGTAGTTAATTAATTTGATGATCgagtttaaatttaaaatgattggAACAAATATAagtaattcaaaattttaacgAGTCGGATTTCATATCTATATGTCTAGATAAATTGGATGAGTTTGATGGACAATTTGCCTGATTTGTTACGTTCTTTTCCTGAGAGTGCTGGAAACCGGGCATAGGGATCCCAAACTAAGTGTTTTGTACACTTGGAAAGCAAATAACGTTTGTTGAGAGTCGAAAGATTTTCCGCATAGCTACTCTGGTGCTCAAGTTAGTGAAATATTTGTATATATGAAAGTGCGACATAAAGAGTATATTGAGTGCTTGTAAAAAAATGTTAAGTGAATGTCGTAAATGATCGAGTAAACCTGAGTAATTCTAAGAGAAAGTTAATGATGACTTTGTTTTCAGTGTTGGGCTACTCTTTGTGATCAAACGGCTGCCCATGCCCCGTACATTTGACATTGTCACTACTGACAACTCATATTGTTTCCAGTCTTGTTACATCGTCTTTACATTCGCTAACTGACAAGCTAATGATTTCGATGTGTGATGTCCCATGCTTGTGGGCCTATAATCAATATCTGTCCCTAGAAACTAGGTCATTGGTTATGATGTGAGGATGCAACGAGGACCCTGGCATCTGGACtgaaaggaattttattccttgatttattcctTGATATATTTTCCTTATCAATTACTTTCCTTTTGATAATATCCGTAGtatttttgcctttctggagtATGATTTCGTGTGGATTCAAAAGACTCAAGATATTATCTATAAGATATATTATGCTTATTTTCAATAGAGTTTGTTTCCTAATGAAATTGGTTTTCCATGTTTAATAGGAAAAAGGATGAAGTGGGTATAAATAAGAGGAGACGATATTGAACTCGGGCTGGTGATTTTTGGGAGTCAGAGACGAATTGATACGCAAAGACGGTTTCCGAGAATAGCAAATCTCATGTCGTTGAAAGCTTGTTGCTGTGAAGTGCTGACAACATCTgaagacaacacctaatcactGTTTTGATTAGAGTGTTGAGTTTTGAATATCTTTCACTTCTCAGTTGATGCATCTCATATTGTTTTGAttatacggtttgttagaggtttaggatgcaatttgttactcaCCGTGTtaagggagttgttttattctttcactagtattggtttttgtaaacttacaagtttttctagtgaattattttgccctaaggtcatacttgtgcataattaacTGACTCGTCTCTCGTATTACTATTGTTCCAGTTACATGTTAGTGTGTTAAAAGTataatttccgctgcatgttgtcgtgggtgttacaacacctacgaACAACACCTACATTTTGATATACACAACATTCACCCTCGTCACGTTCACACTGTGGAAACTCAACTTCATGGACTATCCGATGACAGGGTCCCTGAGACCAAAGCAAGGAGCTCTGGATGAGTGGATTGCATGAATATGTACCGATCTAATCAACTTCTCAAGTTGATGAACGTCCAGAGATGATGAGATATTTTTTCTTTACTCAAGTTAGTTGTCACTTAATCTTATCTCGATTCTCGTAATCAGCTCTAGACTCTCAATCTTTCTTATTCCGCACGAGTCTGAAAATGACGCGTACCTGAACGTTGTCCAAGATATCAATATCCTAATAAACCCGATCCAAACTCCCATTACATCTCTCGAAAAGTAGATATGCTTAATTATCACAAATAATAACTGACTCGTGACCGCCCCTAGGCCTTGTAGATAAGGTCGAAACTTGTATAGACAACCAACAACGTAAATttggtttaaaaaaattgtgGCCCTGCTCTTGGACATGTCTGCCTGATCAGACTCTGACGAAAATGTTGGTCcagtaaaattttatattttacgcTTTCACCATctcaattatataatatattttattttttcaattttttcaatATCGTTAAACAAGGATATATTAAAAAATGtgtgtataatttaattttccaACAACATTCTTAATCTgtgtaaaaaaaaaagtggattACATAATTAGATCAGAGGGAATACATGCAAATAAATTTTATCTAACTTTGaaaatctaaaaaaataattatacaatatTAGTATATGTATAAATACATTTagctaaaaaaaataattataaaccattaaataataatatttgtgACATTtacaatttgacaaaaacttgtgtgagacggtctcacgggtcgtatgtgtgagacggatctcttatttgagtcatccatgaaaaagtattactttttatgttaagactagcactttttattgtgaatatgagtaggattgacccgtctcacagattaaaatccgtgagacggtctcacatgagacctactatTACAATTTGATAATATTGTGGTGACGGAAAAAAAGGCAATGTAATTTGCGGACATGTTACAAAACTAGACGGTCAAAATTGGTATAATATTTGTTTTTATATAAGTAGGTTTCTTGTAAGACAATCTCACATATTTTTATTCGTGGGACGAATCAATTCTgcttatatttacaataaaaaaagtcatacttttgacataaaatataatattttttcatgtatgatccaaataaaatatttgtttcaCATAATTAACACATAAAACCGTCTTATATGagttttttgtatatatatatactcataAAATAATCTCCAATCACTACTGCAAAAACGGCTTTTCGCATCGCGTAAATTCTCTTTCTACGGCGCACATTGCACGCTGCACAACTGCAAGCTGTTGAAAGTTCAATATTATCCGCGGCGTACATGTGCACGCTGTTAATACTATTTTTATATGTACGCCGTTAATACAATTATCCGCAGTGTGtaatgtacgccgttaatatTAATtctaaaacttcaaaaattagcgacggttaacaAATCCGTCGCTAAGTTTAGCGAAGGTCAACgttcaaccgtcgctaaacttaGCGACGTTATATCATAATCTGTCACTActttttttgttaaaataaataaaaaatacttttataatttaataaattataaaaaaaaacttacaacTCATTATCTTAACTAACACTTCAAATTTAACCAAAAATTGAAACAGAAAAACGTaccctaaatcgaaactaaaatcgtctgagagaaaaaaatttaagtgttgtgaagtggtgtGGAGGAAAATGGATCGGAAATAtggatatttatagacaatttgcgacggttacGGTATAACCGTCGTTATTAGCGACAATATTTTAGAAAATcatcgctaatagcgacgattgtttattaaactgtcgctattagcgacagttaTCAAAGACTGTCGCTACATCTTAGCGATGATTAACCGTCACCGATTTAAATTTAACGACGTTTtgttcaaaaccgtcgctaatatagcgacAGTTTCAAGAAAACCtcgctaatttaaaatttattctaAATATTTGAGCGCCATTTTCGCAGCGTGCTAATATATGCATGTCGTGAATAATAATATTTACGACATACATTTAATGTACATCGTTAATTTCTAGAAAcgatttttttaatgatttactattaacagcgcacatTAACATGCACACTGTTAATGATACTATTTACGGCTTGCCTTTATTGTGCACTGCGAAAATTTCATAGGTTATTAACAGCTCACATATAACTGCACGCTgtcgtttatataatttattaacatcACACATAAATGCATGCTGCGGATAGTAACCGCAACATGCTTTTACTGCACGCCGTTATTTCTGTTAAGTGCAACAATATTAACAGCGTACCTATGGGTGCACGCTGTTAAAAGTAATCTTCCAGCGTGTTTTTAATATACGTTGTTGATGACGTGCtacgaaaaattatttttcttgtagtgaacaTAGTTCTTTTCTTTTATCTCTACCAGATTATGATCTTAGCTCCAGTACTCATCCACAGACCAAAATATTTACATTTTACCTACATGCATCAACTTTACAGTAATTCATTATAAATATGAGACATGAAGCATAACCTCCAAATAGTAGGGATGCAATAAGAAGAATGGACATGTCTTTATTTCTTTATCAGTGTGTCCCAGAAAATATTTaatacaaaatataaatttcTCTTTATTTGCCTAAATCGTTGCTTTAAAAACTTGTTTTTCAGAGCACTGTTAGAAATTAATATATTGATCACATGTATATTGTGTTTTAGTCTATTAATTTGTCCAAATTTGAGTTTGAATTGTGGTACACTGACTTTTGTAACATTTACAAGTCAGCAGTTTAATTTCCGAtgttatatcaatattttttggTACTATATAAACTAATGtaccaaaatatcataaaaataaaattattgttcCAAAATCGaaattgaaaatttaaaaagttaGCTAATCTCAAGGATACACCCACAATTTACATAATCAAACCATAAATGCCAGCAATGTATGTCCTATATGAACAAgaccatttatttttaaaaaattatccgACTTAAAtggttattttaattaatcatAAAAATACTAAAAGAAATCATCTTTAAAATTCTTagtttaatataatattaaaaaaaattatttagtacaaaaaaGTTGATTAATTTACATGCACATAGCATGTAGAGATGATAAcgagaaaatataatattaataaattccTCATCCACAAATTTTCGTTTTGTCCTCAACTTGGGTAATGAGGTTCGCAAATCGCAACCTAACATGAAGATGGAGTAATATATCTAAAAacaattgacaaaaacttgtgtgagatggtctcacgactcatattttgtgagacaaatttttatttgggtaatccatggaaaaagtgttactttttatgctaaaagtattattttttattgtgaatatgggtagagttgacccgtcttacagattgagatacgtgagacggtctcacatgagacctactcaaaacAGTTTATGCATTCAGATTAATCGGAGTAAATGCAATGGCCTATAATATTTGATTAGGGGGTTCATATATTAAATATCTGTCAGTTCCTTTAATTCCCATCCACCATTATTAGGAATGTATTATtctatacaaatatatatttaattggcTAATTACAATTATATCTATACATTATTGATTGGTTTTAATAACATTATTTATTGGATTTGCAGTACACAAAAATTCGCGGATTTGCAGTACACAAAAATTCACGTGAGACACTTTTCGGGTCATTTTTTTGAGAAGAATATTCTATTAGagtcactcatgaaaaaatattaattattatatcaaaagttattttttattgtaaatatgacaATGGTTGAGTCATTTCACGAATAAAGATATGTGAGGCAGTCTCATAAGATACATGTTTTTCGCAGAATGAATATAACATAATTAAGTTGTATGGggttaaaagaaaaaagaactATAATTTCATTTCATTAAACTAAAATgtataaactcatttatttaCTCAAAATATGGTTTTgcatattataatttatatagtCGTATGATTAAGCGTTAGtcgttttataaaaaaattataagtgGTGGTATTGATATAATTCAAATTGTTTAGATCATAAAATAGCTCAAATATTACCTATCAAACAGGAAAGTTAAGATACCTCATCGAACTTTCTCTCAATAATATTGCACACAGTTCTTGCAATTCACGAGAatcaacattttttttattttaaataccaCTTGTAGGATCAAACGTTTGCGACGACTCTTCAAGTAGGAGAAATTATTGCACCGAACAATACTTAAATATAACCCAACTTTATATGGGTTTTTGCTAGTGTTAAGCTAgagaaatttttggacaaaaataGTCTATTCCGCGAGCACACTTTTATTTATTCtgattttcaaaatcatttcgGATACATGAGAAGTGAATGGTGTAATTGAGGACAAGTGCAAAGTCTATGCTCATCCGGCGAGTGTATCAATTTTTCCTGAAAAAGTATAgattgaataaaaaattataattaatatcgaattgtttaaaaaaaattaaagaagaatcaaaattttataaatttggaagattcagtATGATGAATAAAACACAAATCTTCAAAAGGAGAGTAAAACGttcattttttttccttctaaaaccttaaatatttgtttatttaaGTGTAGGATTTAAGGCATGTTTGGGTGTACGATTCAAAAAAGTaaagaaatttaaatttttgttcttcacTTACTTCGAACTTTTTATCCTTGAAATCGAAATCGAAACCGAAAATTTACAACCCTCGAGTATAAGATTAGGCCCAAATAGAaggagaagaaaaatattttggtccGATGAAATTAACTTTAACTTCTCACTGAATACTcacatatatttaaaaaaataatttttttgtgagacggtataACGAGTATAATTATGAGATGAATTGATCTGATCCACAACTATCatgaataataatatatttgacataaaaaataatattttttaaagagTTGGGTCAGGTCCGAAACTGATATTACAAAATTGACGCTTGAGagtttatgttttaaaaaaatatgtatcCAACATTATGTCCAACATGATAAGAACTTATATCTATATATGTCAAATATTCCATATAATGTGTTTGataaattgaaattaaattgaaattaaaatagataATGGAAAACATATCACCTTGAGTTCACCAATTCTTATT
This is a stretch of genomic DNA from Primulina eburnea isolate SZY01 chromosome 11, ASM2296580v1, whole genome shotgun sequence. It encodes these proteins:
- the LOC140805958 gene encoding thaumatin-like protein 1; the protein is MDSSTSTTLFTIFLLYIFRQKGVVDAATFTLVNKCSQTVWPAILGHPAMDTTGFELPKGGSRAFQSPTGWSGRFWGRTGCTFAGSGRGSCATGDCGSGQVECNGAGSTAATLAEFTIGSGSMDFYDVSLVDGYNLPVMVDVSGGSGQCQSTGCVEDLNKLCPAELRTDDGGACRSACDAYGKPEYCCRGEFGSPSTCKPSAYSQMFKNACPKSYSYAYDDATSTFTCTAADYLITFCPTHPSQKSSNGTGNDSGPEDGSGVGSGSGSMPEAMLADGSWLANLAIGGSSRTRSLGATLRIVAAVVHLPSTVVLLV